The region CTGACACCCTCCAATGCCTTTTACTTATCAAGAAGGAAACTTTCTTAGATttaccttgatcttggacattttaaaaaaacaagccaAGAAGCCTCAACTTCTGTGAGTAGTTTTCCCAAACTGGGAATAAAGGCATGTTTGGTTCTGTTGTTACTGAAGTTTCCATGTGAAGGTTAGAAACACTTTTAACAGGCAACACCTCTCCCAAGAGAACACAGCTCTTCTTAGAAAGACCCCTCCCCATATGACATTAATGTAATAATCACCCAGTGCTTACCACACAGAATATTAAATTGTCAGTGAACAGAAAACCCACAGAGGATCCCTTTTCAAAAAGCTTAGCTCTCACACGTCGGCCTGGAGCCAAGTCTGAGTCAGGGCTGGCGAGTGGCTCCATCAGGCCTGCCTGACATGACACCAGGGAGGGGCCCACTGCCTCGAGGGAAGCTATAGAGGGGACCCCCCACCGTGCATCCTTGTAACTAGATGGAGTACTATAAATACCACGTTAGGATTTAACCTCTTTGTCTACAACATGAGAgctaacaaaaagaaataatacaaaaacaaaagagaaaagtaacggaatacttttaaaatggaCATATGAACATACATACCTGATAAGGGAATAAACCTGTTAAAGGAAACATCCAGGGCCCCTGCAACTGAACAAGACACACAGCCCGGTTACAGAAGCCTTGTCCAAAGCCTTCACACAGAACAGGACATTTCTAATGCAGCGGCATCCCAGTCATTCACTTCTCAGAGAAACAGCAATCACGCTCTACCTGATCACACCGGACTTTTTACTCCAGCAGCGTTCTCTCACCACCTAGATCGGCTGGGCCCTCTTCTGACCCCTCTTCTGCACCCTCAAAGGGCCGAGCACACGGTAGCTTGTGTACTTCCCTACCGTGGGTGGAGTCAACAACATCTGAACAACAGGAATTCAGAGCAGGTGGAACTCTGGGAGGGAGCCGATCTGAGTGTTTATGGAGATGGGCATGGAGCCCAGCTCTAAAGCCACGGCAGAAAAGGACATTCCTGGTAAGCAGCAAGGAAAGTGGCTCATTTCAGAGAGGAAGGCTCAGGGACTAGGAATTCAGATGGAGACAATGAGGACAGGCCAAATTCTTATGGCCTGAACAGGCCAGATAATTTTGTGAAAGTTAAAGCCACTCAAAGTCTTGTTTAGGAGAAGAGTCTACATGTTACCAGCATGAGGAGAAAAGAGGAATTTCTGAGTATCTTAAGTATCATTTTAAAAGGCAGCAGTTTACATATTAGAAATAAGCAGTGAGAAATGGCCCAATAAATAAAAGGATGGGAGATTATTAATGCTTAGTAAAAATTAAGTTGTAATCAGGAttatggaaacatatacatatgggtttttaatgaacaaaatacattttaaaaaattaaagtaaaaccaGATCATCTTTAAGATCCTTTCTACCGTAAGGGTCCATCACCCTCTATCTGTATTAAACATGAGTTACTTTCATGCTGTTGGCATGGTAGAACTTTGCATCAAAGCATTCATAGGCAACACCTGAAAACCTGCAGTGGTCTCAGAGTTCAGGCTGCACGGTGGACAAGCAGCTCCACCTACCTGGCTTCTTGGGCATGACCATCCTTGTGGTGGAGTCGGCTTGCCAGCCTTGTTCAAGGATACCTAAATCATGTATTTAacacagaaatgtattttaaaaacagaaactctaCTTACAAGATCCACAATATATCACTGATGTTACCTGTATGGGAGGTCCAACATGGGTAGATGAACCTGTAATGTGTATTTTCAATACAGAGGTATCCTAGAGACAGCATTCTCATGGGAACTTATTTGGGAAATACCTTTCTGAAACATCCATGAAAGCCTCATTTTATTCTATCAGGCTGACATAGTCACTAAAAAGTGATCAGTTTTCTGTAATATATGTATTATGGTATTAACCAGATTGAACTATTAAAAAGAGACATAAGGAAGACGTCTACAGTACTCTTTCTAATCCTGACATCAGGAGTAACAAAGATGACGGGGAGGATAAAAACAGCACAGAGACACCACACGGAGGCCGGTCAGCAGGTACTGCGCTGGGCGCTCCTACAGGGGTCACGTTATGCAACCACCCAATAGCTCTGTGAAGCTCATCGTAACTGCACAGATgcagaaaatgaagctcagagaatcccaggaatgtgTCTTAGGTTGCACAGCTAGCATGGAGAAGTGGACCAGGATCACAGGCAGACAGTTGTTAAGTATGGACTTTGggatatattatttattatggattaattttaatatattttaatctatAATCAATAAATTATGGATTAATTTCAAAAGAAGAGTCAAAATACATGTCTGTATGTGTAAGTAACAGTATGATTTACTCCAAGGACATTCATTAACCAGCCATTTATGCATCTATAACTGTGGTAGGCCTCAGAAATTCATGATATGTGGTGCTTAATGGTGACGTTTCGACTGGAGAACCCAAAATGTCCAACACCATAAAACAGTGCTGCAAGATACGTGCAGTATTAATATTCCAGAGCAACCTGGACAGGGGAGGGTAGACTGGTCAGGACCTGAGAGACGAAAATGCAGAAGCACATCTGGAAGCCAGCGGGTGAGAGTAGGGTGCAGACACCTCTAGGTTACTGGTAAGAAATGGTGGAGAAAAACTGGGCTGAAAGGCATACGAGGAGGAGATTGCCTTCATCAAGGAAGGGTGAAACCAGGGTTTCTATAGGTCCAGATCCATTAAAACCTACTTtcttaaaataacaaacaaaccCCACCTCCATGttgattttcaaaggaaaatatataaagacGTTAGCGGAGTTTAAGCTTAGAATTATGAATACAATGTTACCTGCCCAGCGTATCTAAGAGCATATGGCGTGCACACCCTGAATTTCCTCCATGTCGCACACATTCTCTACCACCTGTAAAAGCTGTGATGTAACCGGGGGCTCAGAGGTGGGAAAGTCACCAAACACTCGAGTCTACACCTCCATCCGCTGCCTCTTTCCTCCAATGACCTACTGTTCTCACCaccttcctttcccctccctccactGGTCAACAGCAGCTCTAATTTTTCCTTCCTGGACATCAACTTGGAGGGCTCAGCACTGTTTAGTAGAGTAGAAGTTGATCAAAGGTATTagagataaaaatagaaaatattcaggGGTCAGACCCCGGGTGCCGTGATAAGAAGTAACTACCCAAACAGTGAGGAGGTTCAGTAAGGAAAGAGTTATTAATACTAACACATGCAACAAGGGTTTATCTCAAAGATGAAGTCAAATTTTAATCTCATAGAAATCGCAATGCATTCCTTCACAAAGCTCCTGTTTTAAGACATCTTTATTGCTGCCTATCTTTGGTAAAAAGCACTTTAAAGGTAAACACAAACCCAATATTTCTTATTCATATTCAGAAGTCCAAAAAAATTCTATGAgtcaaaaaattttctttaactcATGTGTTGGCAAATCTGATGCAGACCCCAAAGTCTGCGTACAGCCTCCTCTCACGCCAACTGCGGGGACACACGTGCTCTGCGGGAACCACGGGTGGGCTTGGTCACCAGGTGCTGGCTGCCTGGGGCTGTGTGGTGTACGCCTCCTATCACCTTTCTAAAGAACTCACACGACCTAAATTCCGAAACGTGTCCTGTCCCAATGGCTTCAGATAAGGGCTTGTGGACCTATGATTTACATTCCATTTTCTttgaaagcagaaagtgaaagtgaagtcactcagaagtgttcaactctttgcaaccccatggacaccaggctcctccgtccatgggattttctaggcaagagtactggagtgggttgccatttccttctccagggaacttcccgacccagggatggaacccaggtctcccacattgtagacagacactttccatctgagccaccagggaagtctgaaagcAGAAAGTAGGCCTCAAATACCTTTCACAGCCTCCTCCACCGGAAGTCCAACAAAGGCTGCGAAATCGTCGGCGATGATTGAGGTGTAGGCTTGGGAGACCAGGGCGAAGGCTCGTCTCCGGGTTGCATCTGTCGTGGGAGTGAAGGTTTGGCAGACAGTGAACCAAAAGAGCTGCCAGTTTTGAAACACACAATTAAACTACATCACAGCCCTTCTCCAAATTTGGTAAGAAAAACTAGATCAACCTAAAGATTTCTGCATCTACAGGCACAGCTATAGGCACCTAAGATGTAAGAAGGGCTCAAATATTGCTCAGTCAACACTAAatcattcaattgtgtccaactctgttcgaccccatggaccacagcccaccaggctcctctgtccatgggattctccaggcaagaatactggagtgggttgccatgccctcctccaggggatcttcccgacccagagatgaaacctgtgtcccctgcagctcctgcactggcaggtgggttcttcaccactgagccaccaaagaaagaacacgaaagtgaaagagagagtccgactctgcgaccccacagactatatagtccacgggattctccaggccagaatactggagagagtggcctttcccttctccaggggatctttctaacccagagatcgaacccaggtctcccacattgcagatggatgctttaccagctgagccataagggaagctgAACATCCAACTGAGCCATAAGAGaagctgaaccaccaaggaacaTGCATTTCTTACACTTTCTCTGAATGAAAAACatctcaggttaaaaaaaaaaaactcaggtgacaataaaaattacaaagatggaaaaaaaattactacaGATAGGACTCCAACTCTAAGAAAACTTCATTTGTATTTGGGatgtatatttcaaaatttctctTTATCCCACTTACAAACATTGGACTGACTAGAACAGAAATTACCTTCTCCCAGGATCAGTGGTCCTTTCTCAGCAGGGTTTCTGACACAGGACCACACCTGGGAGCTGCTGAACAAACCTGATAACCAGAGCCCCCTTCCTAACTTTCAAGTCTGCTCTGAACTCTTGACTTGACATCATTCAAGTGCAAATCCCAAAGTGGAGCCCTGAGCCCCACAGGAAGGGGTTGTAAACAACTCCAGCAACAAAACTTCCCTAGAGACCACACATGGGCTCCCCCAGGCTTAAATTTCCACATTAAGTAATTCAGGAATGAAGCACGTGACTTCGACATGCTTAGGAATTATGGAGTTTACCTTCCACATTTAATAGGCAAGTATACACATACAAGATAGCCCTGGACATAAGAAAACCCGCCCCCACTCCTGGGACCCTGTTACAGCCACACCAACCCCCGCAGACACCCTCTGCTTCAAAGCGGCCTGCTGGTTCTGCTTGCACCGCTCACTGTTGTGCTTCTCAGGCACTTCGTAGGGCGCTGTGCTTACATCTCTATGTGGTCTGAacccccctcctctcctctcttcctgggtCTATTTATAAACCCTCCGCGCTGGGCACTGGAGCTCACTGCCATCTGCGCCCTTCTCTGACCTCACAGCATCACTTACTTACTTAACAGGCAATCTTTTACCACCCTCAGTGTGCActgcacccctccccaccccgtcaTCCCGACTTCTCTACAGGAGGGCTTTCACATCCTTTTATCCCCCAAGGGGCCCGGCACCGCTAAGGAAGGGTGTGCTGCACACAGGCTTGTGGAAGGTCCCACGGGAACCCAAGTGGGCCCGACCCCAGCCTTTGGGCTCGCCTCTTCCTTAGACATCGCTGAGAGTCAACCCTGTTGCTTCCTTTCTCCCTGAGCCTAACTGCCTCCCGGCTTTCACGGAGCCATTATTTGCTTCACTTCCaattccttccttcattcctaCCCACTTTCAGCAAATGACCTTAAAGTAGGCTTCTAACACAGCTGAGAGATAAAAGCTTTTATCTATTGAAAGCTACAGACATTCAACAGAGAAGAACCCCGAGCAacaatgaaagaggaaaacacaAGTGTACAGCAAAAGCTTCATTCATTTGATAAGCCTCCcatattttagaaacatttacTTTCAAGTTCAAGTACTCTGGTCAGATTTTCAGAGTTGAAAAAGGGACCAGAACAAGACAAGACtgtgaatgaaagagaaaatcgtggagagaagagaaacatCCCGGGGAAGGCAGAGTGGAAGGACAAGGCAGCAGGCGTAAAGGCCACGCGAACCACAGCATCAGTCAGGGGCCGAGCCCCTCAGGCTGCTTTTAACCCCTCAGCACAAATGAACCTGACACCTGCATCCTGACCGGGCACCGGTCACCTCAGCAATGAGACGTGCAGCCTCAGGAGGGCATGCATCAGAATGGCAAGCAGGAAGGTGGATAAGCTGAGCTGGCACCTAGTGTCGCTGGCAGTTCTTCATGGGACAAAGTCTCAGGGAGACCTTGAGAGATCGCTTATTCTGTTGCTCAACGAATACGTCAGCATGCCTAAGACCTACCAGGAACTGCCGATGCCAGTGCTAGAGACAGAGCGGAAGGTGAGGCAGCTGCCCTTTGCAACCCACCTCTGCCCTTAAACCCCACGGAGGCTGGCCACCCAGACCTTGGCACCCGGGCTCGCGTACTGGGTGAACGTGGGTCCGCGGGGCAGGGAATGTACTTCCTCAACCCCCTCCCTGTCTTGCTCTGGATCTGAATTTCTCAGGGCGTACACAATGACGCCAAGGTTGTTTTCTGTGTGAATATCCAAAGTCACCCCTACTGTGCCAGGGCGGCCTGTTCTCCTATCTGTCACGCACACTGTTCTGCTTTACCAGGCCAAGAATGAGGTACACTTCAGAGGCAATCTTTGCCTTCTGCTCCCCTGAAAAGTTGACATCCCTTGCCAGAGTGATGAGCAGTATTCAATAATTCTTGCTCACTGACCCTCCAGAGCAGGAAAGTAGATAATGAAGGCAGGAATTAACCAGAGACACAAGGCAACAATATGAAGTAACAGTGTAACACATAAAAGAGCGGAAGCAGACactgggagaagagagagagagaggcaggggagaGTTCTGGTGCGCTAGGCTGCATTAGactggtaatttaaaaaaaaagggggggggggttaAAAAAAGTTTATCTATGTCCTAAATTGATTAGTCATAAATCCAGAAGTGGAAGAAAGTCCATGAAAGGCTGAGGTTCACAGAGTCCATAGGAGTCTCTACTTTCAAATATGTGGGGTTTAAGTCTTATTCCCTTGAAATTACTGGAATATTACAAAATTTCATTTAAGTAGCAAAAATCATCTCTTACTTACTGATAAGCAACTTCAGTCTAGAGTTAAATTAAGAGGCAGCAAGGCCCTCAACTGCTGATACAAACTCAAGTGACATGAAATCAAAGCATAATTTTAGcaaacttaaaaaagaattctgaaaactTCCCCAATTCACCGAGCAGAGAATATCTATTTTTCAAACACATTGAGTTACTCCAACACTTAAAGTCTAGTCTAATTGCTTATCCACAGAGGACACTACCTCTGAGAGCCTCCATGATTGGCTGGACGGCCTCAGACCACTGATGAGCGTTGATGGTGCTGTAgatcccagggaagtccctctgccaGATCCGCT is a window of Ovis aries strain OAR_USU_Benz2616 breed Rambouillet chromosome 1, ARS-UI_Ramb_v3.0, whole genome shotgun sequence DNA encoding:
- the COPS8 gene encoding COP9 signalosome complex subunit 8 isoform X1; translated protein: MPVAVMAESSFSFRKLLDQCENQELEAPGGIATPPVYGQLLALYLLHNDMNNARYLWKRIPPAIKSANSELGGIWSVGQRIWQRDFPGIYSTINAHQWSEAVQPIMEALRDATRRRAFALVSQAYTSIIADDFAAFVGLPVEEAVKGILEQGWQADSTTRMVMPKKPVAGALDVSFNRFIPLSGMYVHMSILKVFRYFSLLFLYYFFLLALML
- the COPS8 gene encoding COP9 signalosome complex subunit 8 isoform X2, with the protein product MPVAVMAESSFSFRKLLDQCENQELEAPGGIATPPVYGQLLALYLLHNDMNNARYLWKRIPPAIKSANSELGGIWSVGQRIWQRDFPGIYSTINAHQWSEAVQPIMEALRDATRRRAFALVSQAYTSIIADDFAAFVGLPVEEAVKGILEQGWQADSTTRMVMPKKPVAGALDVSFNRFIPLSEPAPVPPIPNEQQLARLTDYVAFLEN